Part of the Leptolyngbya boryana PCC 6306 genome is shown below.
CTACTTCTAGAAACATCCCAATCCGAATATTGCTATAGCCTTCTCGCACATAAGCGATCGCCGCCCCTGAAGAGGTGGCAATCACAGACACTAAAGCAGCACCGATCGCATATCGAATATCTACGCCAAACCCCAATGCCAAAAGTGGTACAACAATAACCCCTCCTCCTAGCCCGGTCAAAGCACCTAGTAAGCCTGCTAAAACAGAAGAGATGGAAACTATCGCGCTGAATTCGAGGTTATTCATAAATTATCACCTAGAAGAGTTTGGGACGGCATGATGAGTAAAATCAACAGTTCAAAGCCGGGAAATTACGGTTCTCTAACATGCGAATTGCGATCGCACAAATGTTGCTCACCCTCCCTCCCGTGTACAAGATTCAGCTAAAATCGAGCGACCGTTCCTAAAGACTTCCAGCGTTCCTTGCCCTTGATGATCGCCTCCACCTCCAAGAACTTGGTATGTATAAAGACCGTTCTTAAACTTATAGACTTGAGCAGAGCCAGTGTTATATATGTCCCCTCTACCTAGACTTAAACTGCCCAAAGGTCCGACAGAACGGTAGAGTAATTCGCCTGAACCGCGCCGCTTCCAGATATTCACAATGTACTCATCTGGACACTTCAGAGTGAGAACTAAGCTAGCAGTAGAGTCAGCCGAGGCAGGTAAGGTAAGGCAAGCTGAACTGCAAGTCAAAAAACTCAGCAGTAATGCAAATTGATTTAATCGTGTTTTCATTGTTTCCTCTTTATAGCGGTCGCCAATAGTGTTGCGGTATCGAATAAGACTTAGTGGGCACTCTAGTCTTGTTGAGTTGTCAGGTCGAGATCGTGCCAAAAGCATACAGTCAGGATTTACGAGAAAAAGCTATAGCAGCCATAGACCGAGGTGTGCCCAAGAGTGAAGTGATCCAGATGTTCAACATCAGTCGCGATAGTCTCGACCGTTGGTTGAAACGGCGCTCAGAAACAGGAAGCATCCAAGCGATTCAAGGCTATCAGCAGGGACACAGCCATCGAATTGTCGATTGGGAAGCCTTTCGCGCGTTTGTGAAACGACATGGGGACAAGACGCAAGCAGAACTCGCCGAATTGTGGCACGACCCCGTGAGTTCGCGCACGATTTCACGGGCTTTAGCTCGAATTGGATTCACGCGTAAAAAAAGACCTACGGCTATCGCGAGCGCGATGAGGTGAAACGCTCAGAATTTGTGCAGCAGCTTGCTTTGATTGAGTCGTCACGTCGAGTTTACGTTGATGAAGCCGGGATGGATCAACGCGATGACTATGGCTATGGTTGGTGTGAAGCGGGAACGCGATTTGAAGCCCTCAAATCTGGACGACGCGGCGGACGCATCAACATGATTGCAGCGTACTGTGAGCGTCAACTCCAAGCTCCGTTCACTGTCGAAGGGTCGTGTAATCGAACTGTCTTTGAAACTTGGCTCGAAACCTGCTTAGTTCCTCAACTTCAGCCGAACCAGGTGGTGATTCTCGACAATGCCACCTTTCATCATGGCGGACGAGTCGCAGAGATCATTGAATCAGCAGGCTGTCAGCTACTCTATCTACCACCGTATTCTCCTGACTTCAATCGGATTGAGAAGTGCTGGGCTTGGCTCAAAAGTCGCATTCGCAAGCGGTTAGACAAAACTCCCTCGCTGCGGGATGCAATGGAAGCAGTTCTCAAAGTTGCAACGGCTTAATCACATATCTATCCCTGCCGCAAGCTTACAGACGACCGCTATAGTTATGAGAGTGCCATAGTTTCCTCTGCTATTTTGAGAGTGTTGCAGCAAAAGCTTGATCAGTACATTAGTGGACGAGACCAGAGCGGAGTGCCCAAATTGCTGCTTGAGTACGATCGTTGACACAAAGCTTTCCAAAAATACTGCGAACATGGGTTTTCACAGTTCCTTTAGTGATGTAGAGTTTGTTAGCGATCGTGAGATTGTTGTACCCATCCACAATCAACTGCAACACCTCTAACTCACGAGCAGTTAACGGCTCAGCAATAATTAACTTCATGTATTCTGGCTCGATCGCTCGAATTGCGATCGTCTCAAAAGCATCGTTATCAGTTTGAGGTGGATAAGCTTTTTGCAGGAGGTTATTAACCTCCTGTGCAACAGTGAGCAGGGCGCGATTTACAGAAGAATCGCCAAGGAAA
Proteins encoded:
- a CDS encoding IS630 family transposase (programmed frameshift), with the translated sequence MPKAYSQDLREKAIAAIDRGVPKSEVIQMFNISRDSLDRWLKRRSETGSIQAIQGYQQGHSHRIVDWEAFRAFVKRHGDKTQAELAELWHDPVSSRTISRALARIGFTRKKTYGYRERDEVKRSEFVQQLALIESSRRVYVDEAGMDQRDDYGYGWCEAGTRFEALKSGRRGGRINMIAAYCERQLQAPFTVEGSCNRTVFETWLETCLVPQLQPNQVVILDNATFHHGGRVAEIIESAGCQLLYLPPYSPDFNRIEKCWAWLKSRIRKRLDKTPSLRDAMEAVLKVATA
- a CDS encoding helix-turn-helix domain-containing protein, with the translated sequence MTLISLWVEDDGCTKFPTQIDFLGDSSVNRALLTVAQEVNNLLQKAYPPQTDNDAFETIAIRAIEPEYMKLIIAEPLTARELEVLQLIVDGYNNLTIANKLYITKGTVKTHVRSIFGKLCVNDRTQAAIWALRSGLVH